One window from the genome of Xiphophorus hellerii strain 12219 chromosome 16, Xiphophorus_hellerii-4.1, whole genome shotgun sequence encodes:
- the rab5c gene encoding ras-related protein Rab-5C, protein MAGRGGPARTNGTAASNKICQFKLVLLGESAVGKSSLVLRFVKGQFHEYQESTIGAAFLTQTVCLDDTTVKFEIWDTAGQERYHSLAPMYYRGAQAAIVVFDITNTDTFTRAKNWVKELQRQASPNIVIALAGNKADLASKRAVDFQEAQAYADDNSLLFMETSAKTAMNVNEIFMAIAKKLPKNEPQGGAGPGGRARGGVDLQETAPQGRSGQCCGGGN, encoded by the exons ATGGCAGGGCGAGGTGGACCAGCACGGACCAACGGCACCGCTGCTAGCAACAAGATCTGTCAGTTCAAACTAGTGCTACTGGGAGAATCTGCAGTAGGAAAGTCCAGCCTGGTGCTGCGCTTCGTCAAGGGCCAGTTTCATGAGTATCAAGAGAGCACCATCGGAG CTGCCTTCCTCACACAGACGGTATGTTTGGATGATACAACAGTCAAGTTTGAGATCTGGGACACTGCAGGACAGGAACGGTATCACAGCTTGGCCCCTATGTACTACAGAGGAGCCCAGGCTGCCATTGTGGTCTTCGACATCACCAACACA GATACATTCACACGTGCAAAGAACTGGGTGAAGGAGCTGCAGCGACAAGCCAGCCCCAACATCGTTATTGCGCTGGCAGGAAACAAAGCCGACCTGGCCAGCAAGAGAGCCGTAGATTTCCAG GAAGCACAAGCATATGCAGATGACAACAGTTTGCTCTTTATGGAAACTTCAGCCAAGACCGCAATGAAtgttaatgagatttttatggCTATAG CCAAGAAACTTCCGAAGAACGAGCCTCAGGGCGGAGCGGGACCGGGCGGACGGGCCAGAGGTGGCGTGGACCTGCAGGAAACTGCTCCACAGGGCAGAAGCGGCCAGTGCTGTGGAGGTGGAAACTAA